One window of Quercus robur chromosome 5, dhQueRobu3.1, whole genome shotgun sequence genomic DNA carries:
- the LOC126725890 gene encoding uncharacterized protein LOC126725890 isoform X4 — protein sequence MEELRRALELSEDSIGSLESKLESLKAEKWDGCHVGYGSIRTESLVPFQKSEGVESSGKEISKDGLSAGSFTEETRTNWLAECQIPGVMPTEGVETKLETSQSSEQDKVSGIKKVAETLYGGRGGGVRKRRGKRKRKDCSWDVKEGSVGESEFLGLADVLTPSRCKENSISNSGEDAGSSGADNRSLGKDGIDVLMEIYNSLLENKSASVFRRRLDSQKRGRYKKMIQRHMDFDTIRSRIASHSITSALELFRDLLLLSNNSLVFYSKNTREYKSALLLRDLITQKLRQHSRDSSSKATTANHSIETPMPNRTVKPRSARPANNKVPGKVANTGNAATKTSSGGKRPSIADFPSSLEYLAVTNKGFGRSRKSGRGSASQVPVAPMKGRKRVQASESIVQTRNR from the exons ATGGAAGAGTTGAGGCGAGCTCTAGAGCTATCTGAGGACTCAATTGG GTCACTAGAATCAAAGCTTGAATCTCTCAAGGCTGAGAAATGGGATGGCTGTCATGTTGGTTATGGCTCCATCCGGACTGAATCACTTGTTCCTTTTCAAAAATCAGAGGGAGTTGAATCTTCTGGTAAAGAGATATCTAAGGATGGGCTATCTGCTGGTAGTTTCACAGAGGAAACCCGTACAAATTGGTTGGCTGAATGTCAGATTCCTGGAGTGATGCCAACTGAAGGGGTGGAGACAAAGCTGGAAACTTCACAGTCTTCTGAGCAGGATAAAGTGTCAGGTATCAAGAAAGTGGCAGAGACTTTATATGGGGGACGAGGAGGGGGTGTGAGAAAGAGGAggggaaagagaaaaagaaaagattgcaGTTGGGATGTCAAGGAAGGTAGTGTTGGAGAAAgtgaatttttgggtttggctGATGTTTTAACTCCCTCCCGGTgtaaagaaaattcaatcagCAACAGTGGTGAGGATGCTGGATCTTCTGGTGCTGATAACAGAAGTTTGGGTAAGGATGGAATTGATGTTCTGATGGAGATTTATAATTCTCTTTTGGAGAATAAAAGTGCAAGTGTCTTCCGTCGACGACTTGATAGCCAG AAGAGgggaagatacaagaaaatgaTCCAGCGGCACATGGATTTTGACACAATAAGATCAAGAATTGCTAGCCATTCCATCACATCTGCTTTGGAACTCTTCCGAGATCTACTGCTGCTCAGTAACAATTCATTGGTCTTTTACTCCAAGAACACACGTGAATATAAATCGGCTCTACTCCTCAGAGACCTCATCACCCAAAAATTGAGGCAGCATTCTAGGGATTCTAGCAGCAAGGCTACCACTGCCAACCATTCCATTGAAACCCCAATGCCTAATCGTACTGTCAAACCCCGAAGTGCTCGCCCTGCCAACAACAAGGTGCCAGGAAAAGTAGCTAATACCGGGAACGCTGCTACGAAGACCTCAAGTGGAGGTAAAAGACCAAGTATTGCTGATTTCCCTTCATCATTAGAATACTTGGCTGTGACAAATAAAGGCTTTGGTCGGTCAAGAAAAAGTGGACGTGGAAGTGCTAGTCAAGTACCTGTTGCTCCCATGAAAGGAAGGAAGAGAGTTCAAGCAAG